Below is a genomic region from Gemmatimonadota bacterium.
CGTATACGGCAGCGCTGAGACGCTCGGCGGCATTGGCGATCTTGATGCCGGCCAGTCCACGGCGATTGCCGCAGGGGCCTCGTTGGTGATCGGCGACATTGAGGTCACGCTGGTGCCGGTGCCGCATGATGCCGCAGGACCAACGGCGGTGGTGGCGACCGACACGCGCACCGGATTTCGCGCCTGCGTGGCGCATGACCTCGGATGCATGCCGCCCTCGCTCGCTGCGGTGCTTGGCGATCTGGACTTAGTAATGCTCGAGTCGAATCACGACGAGGAGATGCTGCGCACCGGTCCCTACCCGTTGCACCTCCAACGGCGGGTGGCGAGCGACCGCGGGCATCTGAGCAACCGACAGAGCGCGGACGCGCTCGCGGCGGCCGCGTGCGCGCGGTGGCGTGACGTGGTGCTCCTGCACCTCTCGGAGACGAACAACACGCCGCTGCACGCCACCAGCGCGGTGGAGCGGATGCTCCGCCGTGCACGATGCGCCGTGCGGGTCACCGCGGCACCGCAGGACCTGCCCGCCGGCCCGTTCGGCGACCCCTCCGCTGGAGCGCGGCAGTTTGAGTTGGCGATTTAGCGCCACAGGGACTCGAAAAACGGTGACCCCAAACCGATATTTCGCCACATGAGCCAAGGCCACAACAAACGCGATTTTTACCGCGTGTATTACCCACCGAAAGTCCGACCGAAGTTCAACATCGGCGGCGTGACCGCCGAAGTGATTGACGCCTCCGAACGAGGGGTCGCGTTTCGCATCCCCCACAAACCCATGCCGGAGCTGAACAGTGAGCTCGCGGGTACCATTCGGTTCCATCGACGTGAGGTGGACGTGTCGGGGGTGATCATGCGCGTGGACGAACACAAGGCCGTGCTGCTCTTGGACCCGCCGGGGATTCCGATGCAGGTGATTGTGATGGAGCAACAGCGGCAGATTGCGAGCTATCCGGATTTTCGCGCGCCATCGTAGGCCGGGTTGCGGTGCGGTTCGGAACTTCCGCCCGCCTCTCATTGTTTGTGGCATGACCTTCACCGTGTGCTCTCATGCTCAATCTGACCCGCCTCTTCGAAAACAACCGCGCATGGGCCGAACGCATGACGCGCGACGATCCGGCGTTCTTCTTGGAACGCTCGCGTGCGCAAACCCCGCATTTCTTGGCGATCGGGTGCTCGGATAGCCGCGTGCCGCTCGAACTGCTTTCCGGCGCTGCGCCAGGCGAGATGTTTGTGCACCGCAACGTGGCCAATCAGGTGTTTCCGGCTGACCTTAACGTGCTGTCGGTGCTGGAGTACGCGGTGGAAGTCCTCCGCGTGCGCCATGTGCTCGTGGTGGGCCACTACGGTTGCGGCGGCGTGCAGGCCGCGATGGACGCTGGCCAGGGCCAGGGTCTCGGGCTGGTGGATAACTGGCTCGGCGATGTGCGCGACGTACAGCGCCGCCACCGTGATGAATTACGCGACTTGCCGACGGTGGACGACCGATTCAATCGCTTGGTGGAACTCAACGTGTTGCATCAAGTGGTGAATCTCGCACGCACGCCAGTGGTGCAGACGGCGTGGTCGCGCAACGCGACGCCGTTGTTGCACGGCGCGGTGTTCGACGTGCGGGACGGGTTGTTGCGGTCGTTGGTGACGGCAGTGGATGGGAACGACAAGGCGGATGCGTTGATACCGCTGGCGTGAGAGGGAAAGACAACAGCAGTAGGCGGTTTTCGCTAGACCGTTTACCGTTGCGAACAGGCTGGGCGTAGAACTGCGTGCGGTGGGGCGGACAACGGATAACGGACAACGGACAACCGTTTACGGTTTACCGTTGTCCGTTTTGGCGTTTCCGTCGACTGGCTACTCGCCGTTGTGAGAAAAAGAGGGGCGGCGCACAAGCGCCGCCCCTCTTTCCATCCCAGCTACGAGCGCTGGGCTAGTACATCCCGCCCATGCCACCGCCGCCACCCTGCGGCATCTGCGGCGGGTGGTTTTCCTTCTTCTCGACGATCAGCGCTTCCGTCGTGAGGAGGAGCGAGGCGATCGACGCGGCGTTCTGCAACGCCGTGCGGGTCACCTTCGTCGGATCGATGACGCCCGCGACGACGAGATCTTCGTACACGTCCGTGAGGGCGTTGTAGCCGAAGTTCTTGTCCTTCGAGGCGCGCACCTTCTCCACGACGATCGAGCCTTCGCCACCCGCATTATAGACAATCATGCGGATCGGCTCTTCGATGGCGCGACGGATGATGTCGACGCCGATCTGTTCGTCGTGATCGAGCTTCATGCCCTTGAGGGCAACCTGCGCGCGCACGAGTGCGACGCCGCCGCCGGGGACGATGCCTTCTTCAACGGCGGCACGCGTGGCGTGCAGCGCGTCTTCGACGCGAGCCTTCTTTTCCTTCATCTCGCTCTCGGTCGCGGCGCCAACATTGATCACCGCAACACCGCCGGCGAGCTTGGCCTTACGCTCCTGGAGCTTTTCCTTGTCGTAGTCGCTCGTGCTCTTCTCGATGGCGACTTCGATTTCCTTGATGCGGCCGGAAATCTTGTCTTCGTCGCCGGCGCCGTCGATGATCGTCGTGTTGTCCTTGTCGATCACGATGCGCTTGGCGCGGCCGAGATCGGTGAGCACGGCGTTTTCGAGCTTGAAGCCGACTTCTTCGGAGATCACGTTGCCGTTGGTGAGCACCGCGATGTCTTCGAGCATCGACTTGCGACGATCGCCGAAGCCCGGGGCCTTCACGGCGGCAATCTTGAGCGTGCCACGAATCTTGTTCACGACCAGCGTGGCGAGCGCCTCACCCTCGACATCTTCCGAGATGATGAGCAGCGGCTTGCCGGTCTGCGCGACTTTCTCCAATACCGGGAGGAGATCCTTCATCGACGCGACCTTCTTGTCGTGGATCAGGATGTAGGCGTCTTCGAGGACGGCTTCCATCTTGTCCGGATCGGTGATGAAATAGGGCGAGAGGTAGCCGCGGTCGAACTGCATGCCGTCCACCGTCTCGAGCGTCGTCTCAAGGCCACGGGCTTCTTCAACCGTGATGACGCCGTCCTTGCCCACTTTCTCCATCGCGTCGGCGATCAGGTCGCCGATTTCCTTGTCGTTGTTCGCGGAGATCGAACCGACCTGGGCGATTTCCTTCTTGCCACTCGTCGGGACGGAGATCTTCTTGAGCTCCTCGATGATGGCGATGACGGCCTTGTCGATGCCGCGCTTGATCGCCATCGGGTTCGCGCCGGCCGTCACGTTCTTGAGGCCTTCGCGGAAGATCGCCTGCGCCAGCACGGTGGCGGTCGTCGTACCGTCGCCCGCGTTGTCGCTGGTCTTGGTCGCGACTTCCTTCACCATCTGCGCGCCCATGTTTTCGATCGGATCGGAGAGCTCGATTTCCTTGGCAACCGTCACGCCGTCCTTGGTCACCGTCGGCGCGCCGAACTTCTTGTCGATCACGACATTACGACCCTTCGGGCCGAGCGTGACCTTCACGGCCTCGGCGAGCTGGTCCACGCCGCGCTTGAGCGCTGCGCGAGCCTCAACGTTGAAATGCAGTTCCTTTGCAGCCATAGTCTATTGCCCTCAGAGGACGGATATCAGGAAACGACCGCGAGAATGTCGCTCTCGCGGAGGATGAGCATCTGTTCGCCAGCGACGGTCACTTCGGTGCCGCTGTACTTGCCATACAGAACCTTGTCGCCGGCCTTCACTTCCATCGGCACGCGCTTGCCGTCTTCGGTGCGACCCGGGCCAACCGCGACCACTTCACCCTGCTGCGGCTTTTCCTTGGCGGTGTCGGGGATGTACAACCCGCCGCGCATCTGCTCCGCTTCTTCGAGCGGCTTGACGACGACTCGGTCGGCCAACGGCGCGACCTTCGAGGCGTTCTTCGTTGCCATAGTGTGGCTACCTCCTGCTTGTGGTTCGAGTGGTAAACGAAAGGTCTTCTTCTGTTAGCACTCACGAGGGGAGAGTGCTAACAACAGCTAAACATACTTGCAGGGGGTGTGCCATTCAAGTTGCGCCAAGTTGAACGGCTGCAACGAATTAGCGACGGCTATTCGGCCAATTTGGCAGAGGGGGCCGCGCAGCTAGCCTGCCGTGACGGCTGCTGGGCTGGTCCGACCGACGATGCCGCCGATTTTCACGATACGGCGGTCAGTGCGACGCGGGAGCATATCGCCCGGCCTGAGGGACTGTGGCGCGACTACTGAACCAGCAGCGCGTGCGCCATGGCCAGCCCGACCAGCGTGAGGTCTGGCTCCACCAGCTCAATCTCCGAGCACAGCGGCTTGAAGGCGGCGGCGAGCCCTCCGGTGGCGATCACCAGCGGAACCGCGGGGCGTGGCCAGGCCGCCTTGATGCGGCGTACCAATCCGTCGATCGACTCTGCGGAACCGAGCACCACTCCGGAGCGGATGCACTCGTCGGTCCGCCGCCCGATCACGTTCTTCGGAGCGACGATCTCGGTGGCCGGCAACATTGACGTCCGCCGGAACAACGACTCCGCCGACACTTGCACGCCTGGCGCAATCACGCCGCCAATGAACACGCCGTCTGCGGTGATGCAGTCGTAGGTGGTGGCGGTGCCGAGGTCAACGACGATGCAGTCGCGCTTGTGGAGTCGGCTGGCGGCCAGCGTGTTGATGAGACGGTCGGCGCCTACGGTGAGCGGCTCGTCGACATCCACGGTAATCGGGAGTTTGGAACGAGCATCGACGATCACCGACTTGAAGCCCGAGAGTCGTTCGCAGGCGTCAGCGAGGGGCGCGGTGACCGCGGGCACCACGGAACCGATGGCGCTCCCCTGCACCGTGGCGCGATCCACGCCGGACGCGTCGAGGAGGGCGCGCAACCAAAAATAGACTTCATCGGGCGTGCGCGAGGGGTCGGTGGTCACGCGCCAGCGGCTCTGCACGGTCAGTCCGTCGCAAAGCCCGATGGTCGTTTCGGTGTTTCCCACGTCGAGGCAGAGGATCATGGCGTGTCTCCAGCGAGGACCAACGAACCGGCGCGAAAGAACTGCTCACCGGAATCTGTTACGATAGCGAGCGAACCGTCATCCGTCACCCCGCGGACGACGCCGACGGCGGGGGCGGTACAGGGCCGACCGGCGGCGTAATCGCGAACCGCAAAGGTTGCCAACTCGATGGCGGAGAGCGGCCCGCGCTCTGCGGCGGCTCGGCGGAGCGCCGGCACAAGCTTGGCTAAGACGTCAACGCGATCGGTGTTGGGACGTAGCCCTGCGGCAGTCGCCACCTCAGGAGGAGTCGACACATTCACACCCATGCCGATCGCCACCCACTCAACGCGCGCCTCACGCCAGCGCGTCTCCACCAATATGCCCGCAAGCTTTCGATCACCAACATACAGATCATTGGGCCACTTGAGTCGCACCGGTGCGTCGGCAAAGGCCTCCAGCACGGGAGCCGCTGCCAATCCGAGTCGCAACGCGAGCACGTCGAGTCCGGAGGGGGTGCTAGGACGTTCGAGAAGAGTGAACCAGAGTCCTCGGCCCGACTCGGACACCCACGTCTTTCCGCCGCGGCCGCGGCCAGCGCTTTGCCGGTCCGCCAGCAGCACCGTGCCAGCCACGGCCTGAGCCTCGGCGGCGCGATGCGCCACGTCCATCGTGGAGTTCACCTCCGCGTACAGCTCCACGTGAGCGACGCCGAGGGCGGTCGCAATATCGGCCGCACTGCGCGCGTCGTACGTCTCAGCCACCACGAAGGGCCAAGAGTGCGAAGACGCCAGCACCGAGGATGAACCGGTACATGGCAAAGACAGCGAAGCCGCGTGTCTTGACGAAGCGGAGCAGCACCGCAATGGCAAGCCAACTACTCAGGCCGGCGGTGGTCACCCCCACCACCAGCGGAAGCGATACGCCGGATTCGCGCACGGCCGCCGGCAGTTCGAGCGCGGCCGCGGCCGCGATGATCGGCATAGACATCAAGAAGCTGAAGACTGCGGCGTTGGTGCGATCGAACCCCATCGCACGACCCGCGGTGATCGTGGCGCCCGAGCGCGAGACGCCGGGGATAATCGCGAATGCCTGCGCGCACCCGACGAGCAATGCGTCCAGCCAACGCATGGAGTCGATGACACGATCTCGGCGCGCGCGTGCATCCACGAGCCAGAGGATCGCGCCCATCGCAATAAGTGCCGTCGCCGTGAGCGCCGGCGTGCGAAACACCGACTCCGCCTGATGCTTGAGCAGCTTGCCCGCGATGGCGCCTGGGATGGTCGCGATCACAAGGAACAACACGCGATGGTCGTCGAGCGTCTGCAGCCGGCGCGTGCGGGCGATGCTCCACGCGGCCACAAGGAGCCGTCGCCATTCGGCGCGGAAATACCAGAGAAGCGCCACCAGTGTGCCAACGTGCAGAGCGACGTCAAAGGCGAGACCTGGCTCCTTCCAACCAAAGGCCCACGGCGCGAGCGATAAATGCGCTGAGCTACTGACCGGGAGAAACTCCGCGAGTCCCTGCAGGGCGCCAAGGATGATCGCTTGCAGTACGGTGATATCGTTCATGTGAGGACGGATTGATAGAGCGCTTCGTACTCCGCGACAATCTGATCGGACGAAAAGCGCGCACGCGCGTCGGCGACGCCGGCATCGCTCATGGTCTGCCAGCGGGCGGGATCGCCGAGGATATCGCAGGCCGCGGCGGCCATCGCGTCGATATCACCGACCGGGCGCAACGCGCCGGATACGCCATCTTTGACGACTTCGCGCACGCCGCCCGCGTCGTATGCGATGACTGGCGCGCCACAGGCAAGGGATTCAAGGGCACTGAGGCCGAACGATTCGCGATCGGTGGTGAGCACAAAGAGATCCGCCGACACGAGGAGCGGCGCGACATCTTGAATGCGTCCGAGGAACTGCACGTCGTGCTCGACACCGAGGGTGCGCGCCTCTTCCTCAGCGGCCACACGGTCCGGACCATCACCGACCATCACGAGCACACTCGGAATCCGTTCGTGCACCTTGGCGAAGATCTGAATGATGTCGCGCACCCGTTTGACGGGGCGGAAGTTCGAGATGTGCATGAGAATGCGACGATCATCGCCAATCTGCTGACGCAGCGCGGGCGGGTGCGCCGTGCGGTTATAGACGGCGGGATCAATGAAGTTATGAATGACCTGAATCTCGCCCGTGCGGCAACCGAAGGCCCGAATGGTCTCGTCCTTGAGGAAGCGCGACACGGCCGTGACACGATCAGACTTCTCAATGGAGAACTTGGTGATCGCGTGAAACGAGTGATCCTGTCCGACGATAGTGATGTCGGTGCCGTGTAGCGTGGTGATGACGGGAATGTCTCGCCCTTGGTCGCGCAGCATCTGCTTGGCAATCCAGGCACTGGTGGCGTGCGGGATGGCATAGTGCACGTGCAGGAGGTCGAGCCCTTCGTTGATCACCACCTCGTGCATGCGGACGGCGAGGGCGAGATCGTACGGAGGATATTGGAAGAGCGGATAGCGACTGACGTCGACTTCATGAAAGAAGACGCGCGGCAAGAAGACCGGCAGACGAAAGGGCTGCTGGTAGGTAATGAAGTGCACCTCGTGCCCGCGGTGCGCGAGCGCGATGCCGAGTTCCGTGGCCACCGCGCCTGAACCGCCGTAGGTGGGATAGCAGGTGATGCCGATCTTCACGAGAAATCTCCGGTGCGCCACCACGTATCAGCGAGCCCGACAGCCGAGGCGAGCGCTGGGTCCAGCCGGACAACGGGTTGTCCTTCCAGTTGATGCCGGAACCAGGTGCGCTGCCGTTTGGCGTACTGCCGTGTGCTCACAAGTATAGCCTCTCGAGCTTCAGCCGGCGTGCAGTCACCGTGCATCATTTTTCGGACAGCACTGTAACCGCAGGCATTCCACGCTGGCGCATCGGGCGGAACGGTGGCCTCAAGTTGACGCACTTCATCCGGCCAGCCGCCAGCGAGCATGCTGTCGAGACGCTGCTCGAGTTGCGACGCGAGCGCGTGGCCGGGGTCCACCACGAGCCACTGCGCTCGAAAGCGCGGCGGGCGTGCCAGTCGTGCCTGTAACTCACTGAGTCGCTCGCCGGTCAGGAGCGCGGTTTCGATGGCGCGGAGCAGTTGAGTGCGTCCGAGCTCGGCGAGCGCGGGGTCGAGCGAGCGACACCAGCGGCGGAGTTCATCCACGGAAAGTGTTGAGAGTACGGAGTCGAGCGATGCACGTGCTGTTGGATCAAGCGGCGGCGCGTTGAACAGTGGCGTCAGGAGTGCCTTTAGATACAATCCTGTTCCGCCGACGACGAGGGTGTGCGCCGCGCCGACTTCGTGA
It encodes:
- the groL gene encoding chaperonin GroEL (60 kDa chaperone family; promotes refolding of misfolded polypeptides especially under stressful conditions; forms two stacked rings of heptamers to form a barrel-shaped 14mer; ends can be capped by GroES; misfolded proteins enter the barrel where they are refolded when GroES binds) → MAAKELHFNVEARAALKRGVDQLAEAVKVTLGPKGRNVVIDKKFGAPTVTKDGVTVAKEIELSDPIENMGAQMVKEVATKTSDNAGDGTTTATVLAQAIFREGLKNVTAGANPMAIKRGIDKAVIAIIEELKKISVPTSGKKEIAQVGSISANNDKEIGDLIADAMEKVGKDGVITVEEARGLETTLETVDGMQFDRGYLSPYFITDPDKMEAVLEDAYILIHDKKVASMKDLLPVLEKVAQTGKPLLIISEDVEGEALATLVVNKIRGTLKIAAVKAPGFGDRRKSMLEDIAVLTNGNVISEEVGFKLENAVLTDLGRAKRIVIDKDNTTIIDGAGDEDKISGRIKEIEVAIEKSTSDYDKEKLQERKAKLAGGVAVINVGAATESEMKEKKARVEDALHATRAAVEEGIVPGGGVALVRAQVALKGMKLDHDEQIGVDIIRRAIEEPIRMIVYNAGGEGSIVVEKVRASKDKNFGYNALTDVYEDLVVAGVIDPTKVTRTALQNAASIASLLLTTEALIVEKKENHPPQMPQGGGGGMGGMY
- a CDS encoding carbonic anhydrase; this translates as MLNLTRLFENNRAWAERMTRDDPAFFLERSRAQTPHFLAIGCSDSRVPLELLSGAAPGEMFVHRNVANQVFPADLNVLSVLEYAVEVLRVRHVLVVGHYGCGGVQAAMDAGQGQGLGLVDNWLGDVRDVQRRHRDELRDLPTVDDRFNRLVELNVLHQVVNLARTPVVQTAWSRNATPLLHGAVFDVRDGLLRSLVTAVDGNDKADALIPLA
- a CDS encoding undecaprenyl-diphosphate phosphatase: MNDITVLQAIILGALQGLAEFLPVSSSAHLSLAPWAFGWKEPGLAFDVALHVGTLVALLWYFRAEWRRLLVAAWSIARTRRLQTLDDHRVLFLVIATIPGAIAGKLLKHQAESVFRTPALTATALIAMGAILWLVDARARRDRVIDSMRWLDALLVGCAQAFAIIPGVSRSGATITAGRAMGFDRTNAAVFSFLMSMPIIAAAAALELPAAVRESGVSLPLVVGVTTAGLSSWLAIAVLLRFVKTRGFAVFAMYRFILGAGVFALLALRGG
- the bshA gene encoding N-acetyl-alpha-D-glucosaminyl L-malate synthase BshA, with product MKIGITCYPTYGGSGAVATELGIALAHRGHEVHFITYQQPFRLPVFLPRVFFHEVDVSRYPLFQYPPYDLALAVRMHEVVINEGLDLLHVHYAIPHATSAWIAKQMLRDQGRDIPVITTLHGTDITIVGQDHSFHAITKFSIEKSDRVTAVSRFLKDETIRAFGCRTGEIQVIHNFIDPAVYNRTAHPPALRQQIGDDRRILMHISNFRPVKRVRDIIQIFAKVHERIPSVLVMVGDGPDRVAAEEEARTLGVEHDVQFLGRIQDVAPLLVSADLFVLTTDRESFGLSALESLACGAPVIAYDAGGVREVVKDGVSGALRPVGDIDAMAAAACDILGDPARWQTMSDAGVADARARFSSDQIVAEYEALYQSVLT
- a CDS encoding type III pantothenate kinase, giving the protein MILCLDVGNTETTIGLCDGLTVQSRWRVTTDPSRTPDEVYFWLRALLDASGVDRATVQGSAIGSVVPAVTAPLADACERLSGFKSVIVDARSKLPITVDVDEPLTVGADRLINTLAASRLHKRDCIVVDLGTATTYDCITADGVFIGGVIAPGVQVSAESLFRRTSMLPATEIVAPKNVIGRRTDECIRSGVVLGSAESIDGLVRRIKAAWPRPAVPLVIATGGLAAAFKPLCSEIELVEPDLTLVGLAMAHALLVQ
- a CDS encoding biotin--[acetyl-CoA-carboxylase] ligase — its product is MAETYDARSAADIATALGVAHVELYAEVNSTMDVAHRAAEAQAVAGTVLLADRQSAGRGRGGKTWVSESGRGLWFTLLERPSTPSGLDVLALRLGLAAAPVLEAFADAPVRLKWPNDLYVGDRKLAGILVETRWREARVEWVAIGMGVNVSTPPEVATAAGLRPNTDRVDVLAKLVPALRRAAAERGPLSAIELATFAVRDYAAGRPCTAPAVGVVRGVTDDGSLAIVTDSGEQFFRAGSLVLAGDTP
- a CDS encoding PilZ domain-containing protein, coding for MSQGHNKRDFYRVYYPPKVRPKFNIGGVTAEVIDASERGVAFRIPHKPMPELNSELAGTIRFHRREVDVSGVIMRVDEHKAVLLLDPPGIPMQVIVMEQQRQIASYPDFRAPS
- the miaA gene encoding tRNA (adenosine(37)-N6)-dimethylallyltransferase MiaA; translated protein: MSAASAVAELRIICGPTGAGKSAIAMALAERHGLTLVSADSRQIYRGFDIGTAKPTAADLARVPHVGIDVADPSERWSAARWADDAERAIHEVGAAHTLVVGGTGLYLKALLTPLFNAPPLDPTARASLDSVLSTLSVDELRRWCRSLDPALAELGRTQLLRAIETALLTGERLSELQARLARPPRFRAQWLVVDPGHALASQLEQRLDSMLAGGWPDEVRQLEATVPPDAPAWNACGYSAVRKMMHGDCTPAEAREAILVSTRQYAKRQRTWFRHQLEGQPVVRLDPALASAVGLADTWWRTGDFS
- the groES gene encoding co-chaperone GroES produces the protein MATKNASKVAPLADRVVVKPLEEAEQMRGGLYIPDTAKEKPQQGEVVAVGPGRTEDGKRVPMEVKAGDKVLYGKYSGTEVTVAGEQMLILRESDILAVVS
- a CDS encoding MBL fold metallo-hydrolase produces the protein MRAWTLGSGSRGNAIVLESGETRLLIDAGYSARTLARRLALTGVAPESINAVIITHEHIDHIRGLGVAVPKWRWPVYGSAETLGGIGDLDAGQSTAIAAGASLVIGDIEVTLVPVPHDAAGPTAVVATDTRTGFRACVAHDLGCMPPSLAAVLGDLDLVMLESNHDEEMLRTGPYPLHLQRRVASDRGHLSNRQSADALAAAACARWRDVVLLHLSETNNTPLHATSAVERMLRRARCAVRVTAAPQDLPAGPFGDPSAGARQFELAI